Below is a genomic region from Prunus persica cultivar Lovell chromosome G3, Prunus_persica_NCBIv2, whole genome shotgun sequence.
AATTACACCAGCAGTTGGGCAATAGGTATGTAATTAGTGTAAATAAATTTATGCTTCTTTGTCTGATATCATATGGCCAAGAAGATCACATGAAATCTCatggtttttttcttgtaatttGCAGATGGTCAGCTATAGCGGCCCAGCTACCAGGAAGAACAGACAATGAGATAAAAAATCACTGGCATACAAACCTCAAGAAACGCATGAACAATAAACACTACaaatcatcttcatcatcatcatcatcatcatcatcatcatcatcatcagtcaCACAAACTGATGATCAAGAAACACCCAATTGCTCAGGCCTTGTAGAGCTAGCCGTCGATCAGCTAACTAAGAGTGCTACAATTTTACCAAATGCAGATGAAACAGCTGATCATCTTCAAGTGCCCCAAACTGATCATGATCATCTTGATAATATCTTCCAACTGTCGTCGCCGCAACCCTCGTCGAGTGAAGTCTCGTCCTTGACCACAGACAATGCCCCGGTTGTTTTAAGCAGCATGAATAATGATGATTGGGTTAATTATGTGGAAGAGGACAATGTTATTAGCTCCATGGAAGCATATGCAGATGTTCAGTTCGGCAATGATTTCTGGACCGAGCCATTTTTGGCTGATACCTCCTACATCCCGTGTGGGCTTTTGACTCCCTCCATGGATTCCGAGTTTTTCTATCCACTGTTTGATTGAGATTTCTTGTAACACACAACATGATATCAGCCTatctaatttcaaattttatgcTTGGAGGTCTTTTGGAATAGAAATGCATGCATTTTATTAcgtttttcttgtttaaatatctcaaatcatatatatatatatatatatatatatttatttatttaaattttctgaaaataaaatataaaatatagttCATAATATAAATCAAACAGTAACATTCCATTGATGTTAGGGTGTGTAAAACTAAGAGTTCCATTGATAATATCCTATGAGATTTTAAGAGTTAATCGCATAGATAATTAACCGACCTTcacatcatatttttttttgtatatcctca
It encodes:
- the LOC18783817 gene encoding transcription factor MYB14, with protein sequence MVRTPCRDENGMKKGTWTPEEDRKLIAYVTRYGCWNWRQLPRFAGLSRCGKSCRLRWMNYLRPNIKRGNYSQEEEETIIKLHQQLGNRWSAIAAQLPGRTDNEIKNHWHTNLKKRMNNKHYKSSSSSSSSSSSSSSSVTQTDDQETPNCSGLVELAVDQLTKSATILPNADETADHLQVPQTDHDHLDNIFQLSSPQPSSSEVSSLTTDNAPVVLSSMNNDDWVNYVEEDNVISSMEAYADVQFGNDFWTEPFLADTSYIPCGLLTPSMDSEFFYPLFD